The DNA region CTGCTCGATAAGGCGATCCGCTCGGCCGCTGCTCGAGTAACCCTGTCGCTGCCCCCGGCCGGCCGCTATCCGGCCCGCACCCTCAAGTGGGGCACGCAGGTGGACGTCCAGCCCATCGGCGCTCTCGCACAGGACGACCTGACCGAGGAGACGGTGGCCGCGTACGTCGCCAAGTACGCCACCAAGGCCGCCGAGACCACGGGCACCGTGGACCGCCGGATCGGGGAGCTGTGCGAGCTCGACCGCATGCCGGATCTGCCCGGCCACACCCGGCGCCTGATCGAAGCGTGCTGGGAGCTGGACGCGGCCTACCCGGATCGGCTGCTCGCGCACTGGTCGCACATGCTCGGCTTCCGCGGCCACTTCTCCACCAAGTCGCGCCGCTACTCCACCACCCTCGGAGCCTTACGGCAGGTCCGCGCCGACTACCGGGCCAAGCAAGAACGCAAGGCACGCGGCATGGAAGACCTCGACGACGCCCCGGAGGGCACCACGCTCGTCCTCGCGCACTGGGAGTACGCCGGACACGGCCACACCCCCGGCGAATCCCTCCTCGCCGAATCGATCGCCCGCGACATCCGCCTCAACCGGGAGTTCGCGCGCGAAGCACGCGCCGACCTGGGCGCCCAAGAGGCCTGGGAGGTGTGCGCATGACTGACGAGCTGCTCACGGTCCCGGACGTCATGGCGTGGCTCAAGGTCGGCCGTACGACGGTCTACGACCTGATCCGCACTCATCGCCTGCCCTCGCTCACGATCGGGCGGAGTCGCCGAATTCCTGCCGCTGGTGTGCGGGAGTACCTCGCTTCTCGGCTCGAATACGAGAGGGCGGCCTGATGACCAAGCGTCGCCCCAATGGTGGGGGAACAATCACCAAGCGCAAGGACGGCCGCTATCAGGGCGCCACGTACGTCACGAACACCGAAGGCCACCGGGTCCGGAAGTTCGTGTACGGCTTCACGCACGACGAAGCAGCCGAGAAGCTCGGCAAGCTCCAGGATCAAGAGCGGAACGGTGTCCCCGTCCCGGCGAAGACCTGGTCACTCGGTGAGTGGCTGGCCTAATGGCTTGAGCACATCGTGAAGCCCGAGCGCGAGCACAACACGTACGTGAAGTACGAGTCCAAGATCCGGCTCTACCTCGTGCCTCACCTCGGCAAGAAGCCGTTGTCCAAGCTCACCCCGGCGCAGATCCGGACGTTCATGGCCACGCTCACCCGCGAGAAGGTCGGAGCCTCAACCCGCTTCGAGGTGCTGCGCGTCCTCCGGAACGCTCTCAACCGAGCCATGCGCGAGGAGCTGCTGACGCGGAACGTCGCCCTGCTCGTGGACATGCCCAAGGTCACCAAGGGCAAGGTCAAGCCGTGGAACGCGCGTGAGGCGATCACGTTCCTTCGTACCGCTCGTGCCCATCGGCTCTATGCGGCCTGCGTCCTGGTGCTCGTCATCGGACTGCGACGGAGTGAGGTCCTGGGCCTGCGCTGGCAGGACATCGACTTCGAGGCTCGCCAGTTCGAGCCGGTCATGCAGGTACAGCGAGAGAAGGGCATCGGCCTGGTGCTCAAGAAGCTCAACACCGACTCGTCGCAAGCGACGCTGCCGCTTCCCGAGTTCTGCGCCCGTGCCCTCGAAGAGCGGCGAGAGCTCCAGGAGCTGGAACGGAAGATCGCTGGCAACCACTGGAAACAGCAGCCGGACCAAGACCTGATCTTCTCGTCCGAGCATGGCGGGATGATCGACCCCGTGGGCTTCTCCCGGACCTTCGGCCGGCTGGTGAAGCGTGCTGGCGTCCGTCGGATCACGGTCCGCCTTGCCCGGCACACCTGCGGCACCTTGCTGGCCTTCCTGAAGGTGCATCCCAAGGTCGCTCAGGCGATCCTCCGGCACAGCCAGATCAGCATGACCATGGACGTCTATACCCACGTAGTGGGCGACGGTGAGCGCGAAGCCGTGTCGATGCTCGCAGAGCTGCTCGAAGATCCGCTCATCGGCTAGGAGCATCCCGCCTGTCGCATGCCAGGATCAGCGCATGAGCGAGTACTCATGGCCGTCAGAGAACGGCTACGAAGCATCGGAGGCAACTCTTACCTGGGCCGAGATCATCCAGGCCCTGCCCATCGGCACCTTGATCACCGGTGAGGTGAGCGGAAGGCAACCCTTCGGGGTGTTCGTCGACCTGGACGGTCATTCCGTCACTGCACTGGCGCGAATAGATCGAATGCCCCCGTGTATGGAGCTACCGGCCGTCGGAGCGCGGGTTGCCGGTGAGGTGGTCTGGCACGCTGACCACAACGAGCAAGTGGGCATCACGCTCGACGAATGGGGTCGACACGTCGACCTGTTCCCGCCGTTCAGAGAGCGCGTCGGCGAGATCGTGACTGGACGCGTCGTGAAGATCGCCTCGATCGGGCTCTTCGTGCGCCTTGCCGACTGCGTCGGAGGCCTTGTGCCTCTCGATGAGTCTGCTGGAGCTCTTGCCGAGACTGCCCGGGAGGGACAGGAGATCCGAGTACGGATCATCAAGGTAGATGCAGAGCCGTCGCGAAAGATCCTGCTGGCTGTTCACCCGGCTTCGTAGCCGTTGATGTCAGCCGTAGATGTCAAAGACCCCCAGCCGTGATCGACTGGGGGTCTTTTCGCATGTGGGGCTAACAGGATTTGAACCTGTGGCCTCATCCTTATCAGGGATGCGCTCTAACCAACTGAGCTATAGCCCCGCCGCGCTCTTCGGGGTGGCCCCGCGCGCTGACCACTGAAGATTAGCGCACGTCCGGGCCAGTCCCAAAATCGATGGATGCCGAGGGGCCGAGCGCACCCCCGACGCCTCGCGCCGAGCCCCCCGAAGGACCGTAAAGCCCGCCTACTCGTCCTCGGCCAGCGTCAGCTCGATGCCGCCCACGAAGCCCGCCGACAGGTTGTAGATGAACGCGCCGAGGGTCGCGAGGGCCGTCGCGAGGACGACGTCGATGACCGCGATGATCGACGTGAAGATCAGGACGCGCGGCAGCGAGAGGAAGGCCTGGAGGTCGAAGCCGTTGGACTCGTTCGACCCCGTGGCCTCGGAGATCGTGCCGCCGACCGTGGAGAAGACGCCCATCGCGTCCATGACCATCCACAGCACGGCCGCGGCGACGATCGTGCAGATGCCGAGGGCGATGGAGAGCAGGAAGCTGACCTTCATCACCGACCAGGGGTCGGCCTTGGCCACCCGCAGCCGCGCCTTGCGCGTGCGCGGGGTGGTGCGCGCCCCCGTGCGGGGACGCCGCACCGCGCCCGCGGGTGCGGCCTGGTAGGCCTGCGGCGGGTGGTACGGCTGGTTGCTCTGCTGCGGCTGCCGCTCTCCCGGCAGCGCCCCGGACCCACTGTCCCCGGCCCGCTTGCCGGAGGCTCCGCCCCCGGAGGTCCCGTCCCCGGCGCGCCCCCCAGCAGCCCCGGGACCGGCGTCCCGACCGTCGGTGTCCGTGCCCGTCCGGCCTCGGGTGTCCGTCACAGTCCCCCCCTGGGATCCATGAGACTCATGCGAGTCGGGTGCGTCGGTGGCGGAGCCACGGGCACCTTCCGTGCCGGTTCCACTCGTCCCGGCGGATCCGGCGCCCGTGGCTCCACTCACGATGACTTCACTCCTCGCGCTACTCGGCCGGGGACTCGGTGCCCTCGTCCGTGCCGACGGCCGGCTCGCCGTCGGACGATTCGTCGACGTCACCGTCGACTTCCTCGGCCTCGCGCCCGGCCTCGGCATTACGTGCGATGCCGACCACGGCATCGCGCTTGCCCAGGTTGATCAGTTGGACGCCCATGGTGTCACGGCCCGTCTCCCTGACCTCGTTGACTCGCGTA from Streptomyces flavofungini includes:
- a CDS encoding helix-turn-helix domain-containing protein, whose product is MTDELLTVPDVMAWLKVGRTTVYDLIRTHRLPSLTIGRSRRIPAAGVREYLASRLEYERAA
- a CDS encoding tyrosine-type recombinase/integrase, giving the protein MVKPEREHNTYVKYESKIRLYLVPHLGKKPLSKLTPAQIRTFMATLTREKVGASTRFEVLRVLRNALNRAMREELLTRNVALLVDMPKVTKGKVKPWNAREAITFLRTARAHRLYAACVLVLVIGLRRSEVLGLRWQDIDFEARQFEPVMQVQREKGIGLVLKKLNTDSSQATLPLPEFCARALEERRELQELERKIAGNHWKQQPDQDLIFSSEHGGMIDPVGFSRTFGRLVKRAGVRRITVRLARHTCGTLLAFLKVHPKVAQAILRHSQISMTMDVYTHVVGDGEREAVSMLAELLEDPLIG
- a CDS encoding S1 RNA-binding domain-containing protein; protein product: MSEYSWPSENGYEASEATLTWAEIIQALPIGTLITGEVSGRQPFGVFVDLDGHSVTALARIDRMPPCMELPAVGARVAGEVVWHADHNEQVGITLDEWGRHVDLFPPFRERVGEIVTGRVVKIASIGLFVRLADCVGGLVPLDESAGALAETAREGQEIRVRIIKVDAEPSRKILLAVHPAS
- a CDS encoding DUF3566 domain-containing protein: MSGATGAGSAGTSGTGTEGARGSATDAPDSHESHGSQGGTVTDTRGRTGTDTDGRDAGPGAAGGRAGDGTSGGGASGKRAGDSGSGALPGERQPQQSNQPYHPPQAYQAAPAGAVRRPRTGARTTPRTRKARLRVAKADPWSVMKVSFLLSIALGICTIVAAAVLWMVMDAMGVFSTVGGTISEATGSNESNGFDLQAFLSLPRVLIFTSIIAVIDVVLATALATLGAFIYNLSAGFVGGIELTLAEDE